The Staphylococcus sp. KG4-3 genome has a window encoding:
- a CDS encoding NAD(P)-dependent oxidoreductase — protein sequence MTRIFVTGTTGLIGTKLTQRLLEEGYQVAGFTTSQQGKAKLVDNGVKAYIGDILKYDTVEAAIADYQPDIIMNEITDLKNIDMSANTRVRIEGTKHLVEAALKNGVKHMQSQSIAFTYEGGNTLATENTPLDYNAIGDRKTTVEGVEGLESETARIENYVVLRYGLLYGPGTWYGKNGLIYNSFIEGAVTMTDGIQSFIHIDDAVEVAIQALNFESGIYNIVDDEPVKGDVWAQWYADLLNVNPKINIQPSESHERGANNTKFYDQGGKLIYPSWKQGMDPIK from the coding sequence ATGACAAGAATATTTGTTACTGGTACGACAGGATTAATAGGTACTAAATTAACACAAAGATTACTAGAAGAAGGCTATCAAGTCGCTGGATTCACGACATCACAACAAGGAAAGGCAAAGCTGGTAGATAATGGCGTTAAGGCATATATTGGAGACATTTTAAAATATGATACAGTTGAAGCTGCAATAGCTGATTATCAGCCAGATATTATTATGAATGAGATTACAGATTTAAAAAATATAGATATGTCAGCCAATACAAGAGTTAGAATTGAAGGAACTAAACATCTTGTCGAGGCCGCTTTAAAAAATGGTGTAAAACATATGCAATCTCAAAGTATTGCTTTTACTTATGAAGGTGGTAATACGTTAGCAACAGAAAACACACCCCTTGATTATAATGCAATAGGAGATCGTAAAACTACAGTTGAGGGTGTTGAAGGTTTAGAAAGCGAAACTGCACGTATTGAAAATTATGTTGTACTTCGCTACGGCTTACTATATGGTCCAGGTACATGGTACGGCAAAAATGGCCTGATATATAATTCGTTTATCGAAGGAGCTGTCACAATGACTGATGGCATACAATCATTTATTCATATTGATGATGCGGTAGAAGTAGCAATTCAAGCATTAAACTTTGAGTCAGGTATTTATAATATCGTGGATGATGAACCAGTTAAAGGTGATGTATGGGCACAATGGTATGCAGACTTATTAAATGTGAATCCTAAAATCAACATCCAACCTTCAGAATCACATGAACGTGGTGCTAATAATACTAAATTCTACGACCAAGGTGGAAAACTAATTTATCCTTCATGGAAACAAGGCATGGATCCAATTAAATAA
- a CDS encoding sialate O-acetylesterase, protein MKSILLIGQSNMAGRGYLEDVSPILDERIMVLKNGRWQMMDEPIHSDRSVAGVGPAASFAKLWLDDHPNETIGLIPCADGGTSIDDWEPESVLARHAITEAQFAQETSEIIGILWHQGESDSLNQQYQTYALKLNELIDHFRTTLNLPEVPFVVGLLPDFLGKSAFGQSAIEYKEINKVLQRTAEEKDNCYYVTAEGLTSNPDAIHINAVSQRLFGMRYYQAFSKCEHVINPLPAETQADTLLYKQEHTKNEQMYMLVAQFSENEITYEKFIEGMKELQ, encoded by the coding sequence ATGAAATCAATATTGCTAATAGGGCAGTCAAATATGGCAGGGCGAGGTTACTTGGAAGATGTTTCGCCTATTTTAGATGAGCGTATTATGGTTCTTAAAAATGGTAGGTGGCAAATGATGGATGAGCCGATTCATAGTGATCGTTCTGTAGCTGGTGTTGGACCAGCTGCCTCATTTGCTAAATTATGGTTAGATGACCACCCTAATGAAACGATAGGCTTGATACCTTGTGCAGATGGTGGTACCTCTATAGATGATTGGGAACCAGAAAGCGTACTTGCTAGGCATGCTATTACTGAAGCGCAATTTGCACAAGAAACGAGTGAAATTATAGGCATATTATGGCATCAAGGTGAGAGCGATAGTTTAAATCAACAATATCAAACATATGCTTTAAAATTAAATGAACTTATTGATCATTTTAGAACAACGTTAAATCTGCCTGAAGTACCGTTTGTGGTAGGTTTACTTCCAGATTTCTTAGGGAAGTCAGCATTTGGTCAAAGTGCCATAGAATATAAAGAAATTAATAAGGTTTTACAGCGAACGGCTGAAGAAAAAGACAATTGCTATTATGTTACGGCAGAAGGATTAACTTCTAATCCAGACGCTATTCATATCAATGCAGTTTCCCAACGGCTATTTGGTATGCGTTACTATCAAGCATTTTCAAAATGTGAACACGTTATTAATCCATTACCAGCAGAAACACAAGCTGACACACTATTATATAAACAAGAACATACAAAAAATGAGCAAATGTATATGCTTGTTGCTCAGTTCTCCGAAAATGAAATTACTTATGAAAAGTTTATAGAAGGTATGAAAGAGTTACAATAA
- a CDS encoding monooxygenase, with the protein MVTILQVDFPLEGPFGNEMAQQFEDLATSINQEPGFLWKIWTENESEQEAGGIYAFDNKTHAKQYLEMHSQRIKSMGVPFVNAKVFDVNESLTKINKGRIN; encoded by the coding sequence ATGGTAACAATTTTACAAGTAGATTTTCCTTTAGAGGGACCATTTGGTAATGAGATGGCTCAACAATTTGAAGATTTAGCAACATCTATCAATCAGGAACCAGGATTTTTATGGAAGATTTGGACTGAGAATGAGTCAGAACAAGAAGCAGGAGGTATTTACGCATTTGATAATAAAACTCATGCAAAGCAGTATTTAGAGATGCATAGCCAACGTATCAAATCTATGGGTGTACCTTTTGTAAATGCTAAAGTATTCGATGTTAATGAAAGTCTCACAAAAATTAATAAAGGTCGTATAAATTAA
- a CDS encoding DUF1440 domain-containing protein, producing the protein MVRFSIKRVVLTGTIGGFLAGAVKIGWEGLLPPRTPKRDEEPPPVKMMEIFNVPDKIRNASYVYNGNEVSFSVMGIHYGFSIVNATLYALLSEKYNSISRWKGGMFGIGIHVLFHEIILPILKLTPKVDKIPPEEHFSELIGHIIWMNTIDFVRNSVK; encoded by the coding sequence ATGGTCAGATTTTCAATTAAACGTGTTGTGCTTACAGGCACCATCGGCGGTTTCTTAGCAGGCGCTGTAAAAATAGGGTGGGAAGGTCTTTTACCACCACGAACGCCTAAACGTGATGAAGAACCACCACCTGTTAAGATGATGGAAATATTTAACGTGCCTGATAAAATACGTAATGCATCTTATGTATATAATGGCAATGAAGTATCGTTTTCAGTCATGGGTATTCACTATGGTTTTTCTATAGTCAATGCTACATTGTACGCACTATTAAGTGAAAAATACAACTCAATTTCAAGATGGAAAGGTGGAATGTTTGGTATAGGTATCCATGTGTTATTTCATGAGATTATTTTACCCATACTAAAACTTACGCCTAAAGTTGATAAAATACCACCAGAAGAACATTTTTCAGAATTGATTGGTCATATCATATGGATGAATACGATAGATTTTGTGAGAAATTCAGTGAAATAA
- a CDS encoding aldo/keto reductase, with translation MDYKLLGNSGLSVSKYALGSIPFAGTNGFENAGGMSQELTDYVIDYALNQGINQFDTANLYAKGDAEIALGKAIRDKREQMVISSKTGFQLTDNPNDGGAGRVNIERSIDASLKRLNTDYIDLYYTHLWDGQTPVEETIQVMNDLIRKGKIRYWGVSNYSGWALAKTHTLAVANNMAPPIAQQIYYTPESREAEYELLPAAKELGIGNSIWSPLGEGLLTGKINRQQSGESGTRQGDGWAEPYIKDKTLFYNLIDTLQEIAVQHRVSVAQVTLAWLRERPNVDSLVLAARTKEQLQDNIASYNLKLTNQETAAITDLTNPEPIYPLWHRAMNSYDKASESEKVYLDGYNQLMSNKDTLL, from the coding sequence ATGGATTATAAATTGTTAGGTAATTCAGGCTTATCGGTATCGAAATATGCTCTTGGTAGTATTCCGTTCGCAGGTACAAATGGTTTTGAAAATGCAGGTGGTATGTCTCAAGAGTTGACTGACTATGTGATAGATTATGCATTAAATCAAGGTATCAACCAATTCGATACTGCTAATTTATACGCTAAAGGTGATGCGGAAATTGCATTAGGTAAAGCGATTAGAGATAAACGTGAACAGATGGTTATCAGCAGTAAGACAGGGTTTCAATTAACAGATAATCCAAATGATGGTGGAGCAGGGAGAGTGAACATAGAGCGCTCAATTGATGCTTCTTTAAAACGTTTGAACACAGATTATATTGACTTATATTATACGCATTTATGGGATGGCCAAACGCCTGTAGAAGAGACGATACAAGTGATGAATGATTTGATTAGAAAAGGTAAGATACGTTACTGGGGCGTGTCTAATTATAGTGGTTGGGCATTAGCTAAGACACATACTTTAGCAGTAGCAAATAATATGGCACCTCCAATTGCACAACAGATTTATTATACGCCTGAATCAAGAGAAGCAGAATATGAGTTATTACCTGCTGCCAAAGAATTAGGTATAGGTAATAGCATTTGGTCCCCTTTAGGAGAAGGGTTACTAACAGGTAAGATTAATAGACAACAGTCTGGGGAGTCCGGCACAAGACAAGGTGATGGTTGGGCAGAACCATATATCAAAGATAAAACGTTATTTTATAACCTCATAGATACCTTACAAGAAATTGCTGTGCAACATCGTGTTTCAGTTGCTCAAGTCACACTTGCGTGGCTTAGAGAGCGTCCCAACGTCGATTCTCTTGTTTTAGCTGCTAGAACGAAAGAACAACTACAAGATAATATTGCTTCATATAATTTAAAATTAACTAATCAAGAAACAGCCGCAATTACTGATTTAACTAACCCAGAGCCTATATATCCACTATGGCATCGTGCTATGAACTCTTATGATAAAGCATCAGAATCAGAAAAAGTTTATTTAGATGGTTATAATCAATTAATGTCTAATAAAGATACGCTATTGTAA
- a CDS encoding ornithine cyclodeaminase family protein, whose translation MRYIDAQEQEKLLDMKEIIDAVAESLKAYSEGKTNTPLRYSLPFNEDNRYLVMPALSDELKVVGLKTVTVAPNNTKIGKNTIVGSVILSDYETGETLAVLEGSYLTKIRTGAISGVATQYLARENAKTLCVIGTGDQAQGLIEAVLAVRDIERIQFYNRTYDKAVNFSKRVQKDHEHLKLVVCDDVETAIAGSDIIVTATNSKTPVFKQRLAHGVHVNAVGSFKPDMQELPSEAIEDADKVVVEAVEAAMEETGDLINPVSEGMFAQDYLYGELGHIVASKLEGRVSEDEITIFKSVGVAIVDIVVANYFYQKAIKS comes from the coding sequence ATGCGTTATATAGATGCACAGGAACAGGAAAAATTATTAGATATGAAAGAAATTATTGATGCAGTGGCAGAATCACTAAAAGCATATTCTGAAGGTAAGACAAATACCCCACTGCGTTATTCATTACCTTTTAACGAAGATAATCGCTATCTCGTTATGCCAGCACTTTCAGATGAGTTAAAGGTTGTAGGCCTTAAGACTGTAACAGTAGCTCCTAATAATACAAAAATTGGTAAAAATACCATAGTCGGCTCTGTTATTCTATCGGATTATGAAACAGGTGAAACGTTGGCTGTTTTAGAAGGCTCATATTTAACTAAGATTAGGACCGGCGCCATTTCTGGTGTGGCTACGCAGTATCTTGCACGAGAAAATGCGAAAACACTTTGTGTAATCGGTACAGGTGACCAAGCACAAGGGCTTATTGAAGCGGTGTTAGCTGTTAGAGATATTGAGCGCATACAATTTTATAATCGTACTTATGATAAAGCAGTTAACTTTTCTAAAAGAGTTCAAAAAGACCATGAACATTTAAAGCTAGTCGTTTGTGATGATGTTGAAACAGCTATAGCAGGTTCAGATATTATCGTAACAGCAACTAATTCAAAAACACCTGTGTTCAAACAACGCTTAGCACATGGGGTGCACGTAAATGCGGTTGGTTCATTTAAACCAGACATGCAAGAATTGCCATCTGAAGCGATTGAAGATGCAGATAAGGTCGTTGTTGAAGCAGTAGAAGCAGCAATGGAAGAGACGGGAGACTTAATTAATCCAGTATCAGAAGGTATGTTTGCACAAGATTATTTATATGGTGAACTTGGACATATCGTTGCTTCAAAGTTAGAAGGTCGCGTGTCTGAAGATGAAATCACAATATTTAAATCTGTAGGAGTTGCTATTGTAGATATTGTGGTCGCAAATTACTTTTATCAAAAAGCGATAAAATCATAA
- a CDS encoding DUF1958 domain-containing protein, with product MKRILFVLFLLILVISQSSYIFAESSIDVTRAHGHNMSGFYQPKGSIIADSQTGRILWEEHIDKPWRPASMSKLMTLSIVLERIQDGTLTMDKAVTVTADDERFSHHPLLSNNIMHEGTQYTIKELINLLIVPSSNVATRMLMQQVEPDTSKFVTMMNQKAKKLKMEHTHFTNPFGAENSSVGNEYLPPGSNLDEDNSSTPRDFAKLAFYLKNTYPYLTSFTKHITYTSKPNTPYEEHFHTYHHSLEGDVHEYKGTNGLKTGSSDKAAYNYTATIDRGNFGLVQVVMGVGHWDVDDSEYKRHVIGNALLDKVYNQFEYKEVMPKGKQFINGKWYNVETPLRDVVEKGQQIKFEVKNNQLLVADTKRQYLTSDMKQPSVIVTPLKQNYIYMVSRYGWYLLIALCLVVILYIISRTRKTQKK from the coding sequence GTGAAGCGCATATTATTTGTATTATTTCTTTTAATTTTAGTGATATCGCAATCTAGTTATATATTTGCTGAGTCGTCTATTGATGTAACAAGAGCGCATGGCCATAACATGAGTGGTTTTTATCAACCTAAAGGTAGTATTATAGCAGACAGTCAAACAGGTAGAATATTATGGGAAGAGCATATTGATAAACCATGGCGGCCAGCAAGCATGTCGAAACTAATGACATTATCAATTGTGTTAGAAAGAATTCAAGATGGCACTCTCACCATGGATAAAGCAGTGACTGTAACTGCCGATGATGAACGTTTTAGTCATCATCCGTTACTAAGCAATAATATCATGCATGAGGGAACACAATATACTATAAAAGAACTTATTAATTTACTGATTGTACCTAGTTCGAATGTTGCAACACGCATGCTCATGCAACAAGTGGAACCTGACACGAGTAAATTTGTAACAATGATGAATCAAAAAGCTAAAAAGCTCAAGATGGAGCACACACATTTTACCAATCCATTTGGTGCTGAAAATAGTAGTGTCGGAAATGAATATTTACCACCAGGTAGTAATTTAGATGAAGATAATTCATCGACGCCACGAGATTTTGCCAAATTGGCTTTTTATTTAAAAAATACATATCCATATTTAACGTCTTTTACAAAACATATTACATACACCAGCAAACCCAATACACCATATGAAGAACATTTCCATACGTATCATCATTCATTGGAAGGCGATGTTCATGAATATAAAGGGACAAATGGATTAAAGACAGGATCTAGTGATAAAGCAGCATATAACTATACTGCTACAATAGATAGAGGAAACTTTGGACTCGTACAAGTAGTTATGGGAGTAGGGCATTGGGACGTTGATGATTCAGAGTACAAACGACACGTTATCGGCAATGCGCTATTGGATAAGGTATATAATCAATTTGAATATAAAGAAGTTATGCCTAAAGGTAAGCAGTTTATCAATGGTAAATGGTATAACGTCGAAACGCCTTTACGTGACGTAGTAGAAAAAGGACAACAAATTAAGTTTGAAGTTAAAAACAATCAATTATTAGTTGCGGATACTAAGCGACAATATCTCACAAGTGATATGAAACAACCAAGCGTTATAGTGACACCACTTAAGCAGAATTATATCTATATGGTAAGTCGATATGGATGGTACTTATTAATTGCGCTGTGCTTGGTCGTTATTTTATATATCATTTCTAGAACTAGAAAAACACAGAAAAAATGA